In one Pseudomonas sp. Bout1 genomic region, the following are encoded:
- the radC gene encoding RadC family protein, giving the protein MSTQLTLIETSYFETDRIVQENRLIDEALRILDRRLFARGPILTSPDTVTSYLKLHLAQQEHEVFGVIFLDAKHRVLAFEVLFHGSIDGASVYPRQVVKRSLAHNAAAAILVHNHPSGCTEPSQADRVLTARLKEALALIEVRVLDHFIVGEGRPLSLAEHGWL; this is encoded by the coding sequence ATGAGCACCCAACTCACACTGATCGAGACTTCGTATTTCGAGACTGATCGCATTGTCCAAGAAAATCGGCTGATCGACGAAGCGCTGCGTATTCTGGATCGTCGGCTGTTCGCCCGCGGCCCTATCCTGACGTCGCCTGACACCGTGACCTCGTACCTAAAACTGCACCTTGCGCAACAAGAGCATGAAGTCTTCGGTGTGATCTTTCTCGATGCCAAGCACCGGGTGCTGGCATTCGAAGTCCTCTTTCACGGCAGCATTGATGGCGCCAGCGTTTACCCCCGCCAAGTCGTTAAGCGTTCCCTAGCGCATAACGCTGCGGCCGCCATTTTGGTTCACAACCATCCCTCGGGTTGTACAGAACCCAGCCAGGCGGATCGCGTCTTGACCGCACGGCTGAAGGAGGCCTTGGCCTTGATCGAAGTGCGTGTATTGGATCACTTCATCGTGGGTGAAGGTCGTCCACTTTCTCTTGCCGAACATGGCTGGCTTTAA
- a CDS encoding TIGR03759 family integrating conjugative element protein has translation MNRALLPTVVCLASLLAMDAAMGNPVTTQSQTQDTQSAPLGRSDSEQAASWGLTGQEWTRFEQIQSGPRGFWSPNLDPLTALGVEAQTDQERQRYAELQVALEAKRAERELAYQNAYAAAWAKLFPGLLPIQGMASPPPISSAAAPRQALFVEDHCSACTAEAQRLQSSDTAFDIYLVGSQGEDERVRSWARQAGIDPVKVQRRQITLNHDRGRWFSLGAPGPMPATFQQVNGQWQRLD, from the coding sequence ATGAACAGAGCGCTACTGCCCACCGTCGTCTGTCTCGCTTCGCTACTGGCCATGGACGCTGCGATGGGCAACCCCGTCACGACACAGTCACAGACCCAGGACACGCAGTCTGCTCCGCTGGGGCGCTCTGACTCTGAACAGGCAGCGAGCTGGGGCCTGACGGGGCAGGAGTGGACGCGCTTCGAACAGATCCAATCCGGCCCACGCGGTTTCTGGAGCCCGAACCTCGATCCGTTGACCGCGCTCGGGGTTGAGGCCCAGACCGACCAAGAGCGCCAGCGCTATGCCGAATTACAGGTAGCGCTGGAAGCCAAACGCGCCGAGCGCGAGTTGGCCTACCAAAACGCTTACGCCGCGGCCTGGGCCAAGCTGTTTCCCGGGCTGCTACCGATCCAGGGCATGGCATCCCCGCCCCCTATCAGCTCAGCGGCCGCGCCGCGCCAGGCTCTATTTGTGGAGGACCACTGCTCAGCGTGTACCGCCGAAGCCCAGCGTCTGCAAAGCAGCGACACGGCGTTCGATATCTACCTGGTGGGCAGCCAAGGCGAAGATGAACGCGTCCGTAGCTGGGCTCGGCAAGCGGGCATCGATCCCGTCAAGGTTCAACGCCGGCAGATCACCCTGAACCATGACCGTGGTCGCTGGTTCAGCCTGGGTGCCCCGGGACCAATGCCTGCCACATTTCAACAGGTGAATGGACAATGGCAACGCCTCGACTGA
- a CDS encoding TIGR03745 family integrating conjugative element membrane protein, whose product MLKCFTPLKNNLRDRASQRLIGLLLVLGPSLAFAELPTMEAPSRGEGSGLIETIKNYAYDGGILLGLLIALLAFLGVAWHSLTVYADVQNQRKTWKDLGAVVGIGALLVVIIIWFLTKAAAIL is encoded by the coding sequence ATGCTCAAGTGCTTTACCCCTCTAAAAAACAACCTGCGTGATCGTGCCAGCCAGCGCTTGATCGGCCTGCTGTTGGTGCTCGGCCCAAGCCTGGCTTTTGCCGAGCTTCCCACCATGGAGGCTCCTTCGCGTGGTGAAGGTTCCGGGTTGATCGAGACGATCAAAAACTACGCCTATGACGGCGGCATCCTGCTCGGTTTGTTGATCGCCCTGCTCGCTTTTCTCGGGGTGGCTTGGCATTCCCTAACTGTCTATGCCGACGTGCAGAACCAGCGCAAGACCTGGAAGGACCTCGGCGCGGTGGTCGGCATCGGCGCCCTGTTGGTGGTGATCATCATCTGGTTCCTGACCAAGGCCGCCGCGATTCTGTGA
- a CDS encoding lytic transglycosylase, which produces MATPRLSGLALVLTVLAVQADQLPPPAYQLAAHDADIPSMVLFAIALQESGIHVRGRLLPWPWTLNIAGIPYRFATRQVACHALLQALARHDAKRVDVGLGQTNLGYHGQRYSSPCEALDPYRNLAVTAALLQEHHATTGDWVSAAGRYHRPAGGTPAARYRAGFSRQLERLLVSFKQGTPP; this is translated from the coding sequence ATGGCAACGCCTCGACTGAGTGGTCTTGCGCTGGTGCTGACGGTGCTCGCCGTCCAGGCCGACCAACTTCCGCCTCCGGCCTATCAATTGGCGGCGCATGACGCCGACATCCCTTCTATGGTGCTATTCGCAATTGCCCTGCAGGAGAGTGGTATCCACGTCCGTGGTCGATTGCTGCCCTGGCCCTGGACCCTGAACATCGCCGGAATACCCTACCGCTTCGCCACTCGCCAGGTCGCCTGTCACGCCTTACTTCAGGCGCTCGCGCGACATGACGCCAAGCGGGTCGATGTCGGTCTTGGACAAACCAACCTGGGTTACCACGGGCAACGTTATTCCAGCCCCTGCGAAGCCCTTGACCCTTACCGAAATCTCGCCGTGACCGCCGCGCTGTTGCAGGAGCATCACGCCACCACCGGTGATTGGGTATCAGCTGCCGGCCGATATCACCGCCCGGCAGGAGGAACGCCGGCCGCGCGTTACCGCGCCGGCTTTTCCCGGCAACTCGAACGGTTGCTGGTTTCTTTCAAACAGGGCACACCACCATGA
- a CDS encoding integrating conjugative element protein, which yields MKRIPIACYFILLLVSFAQPELTVAGDQPSDFTRHHFQVARPLINNKIQPDRAMHADLSTFADEAWILPIRSPHLSPGQITYRALNMPGLRPFFLVGDDPLSLTWLRQRAAELQEMGAAGLAVEVADTEALARIRAAAPDITILPVNGNDIATRLQILHYPVLITATSLGQ from the coding sequence ATGAAGCGAATCCCCATCGCCTGTTATTTCATCCTGCTTTTGGTATCTTTCGCCCAGCCGGAACTGACCGTAGCCGGGGATCAGCCTAGCGACTTCACCCGACACCATTTTCAAGTTGCCAGGCCGCTAATAAACAACAAGATCCAGCCTGATCGGGCCATGCATGCGGACCTGTCCACGTTTGCCGATGAAGCCTGGATACTGCCCATCCGTAGCCCCCACTTGAGCCCCGGCCAGATCACGTATCGCGCCCTGAACATGCCGGGCTTGCGGCCATTTTTTCTGGTCGGTGACGATCCCCTGTCGCTGACTTGGCTGCGTCAGCGCGCTGCTGAACTGCAGGAAATGGGCGCGGCTGGCCTCGCCGTCGAAGTAGCCGACACTGAAGCCCTGGCCCGAATTCGCGCAGCCGCTCCAGACATCACCATCCTGCCGGTCAACGGCAACGACATCGCCACCCGCCTGCAGATTTTGCACTACCCCGTCTTGATCACCGCCACCTCATTGGGACAGTGA
- a CDS encoding PilL N-terminal domain-containing protein: MERFFTPVCLLGLLSACTAPIPNPLPTHPAIDSGSNRAQLSRGTAEGNHPGDLRYGRYTLVSTEPTTEQRYLLAQIIEVNIPSSLNPSVQDALQYVLQRSGYSLCPVTASVKLLFTRPLPAAHYRLGPIPLRRALQVLAGPAWQLTTDEVSRSVCFEQQKTDAGVALITPVLPHQSEARS, translated from the coding sequence ATGGAGCGTTTTTTCACGCCTGTCTGCCTGCTGGGTTTGTTGAGCGCCTGCACCGCGCCAATCCCCAACCCATTGCCGACCCATCCAGCGATCGACAGCGGCTCCAATCGAGCCCAGCTTTCGAGGGGCACAGCGGAAGGAAACCATCCGGGAGATCTCCGTTATGGCCGCTATACGCTGGTCAGCACCGAACCCACCACGGAACAACGCTATCTTCTCGCTCAAATCATTGAAGTGAACATCCCGTCCAGCCTAAACCCCTCAGTGCAGGATGCGTTGCAGTACGTATTGCAGCGCTCGGGCTATTCGCTCTGCCCCGTTACTGCGTCGGTGAAGTTGCTGTTTACCCGGCCTCTGCCTGCAGCCCATTACCGGCTTGGTCCAATCCCTTTGCGCCGCGCGCTACAAGTGCTGGCTGGCCCCGCCTGGCAACTCACGACCGATGAAGTCAGCCGTTCGGTCTGCTTCGAACAGCAGAAAACGGATGCCGGTGTCGCGCTGATTACACCCGTCTTGCCCCATCAATCGGAGGCGCGGTCATGA
- a CDS encoding TIGR03750 family conjugal transfer protein, translating into MNDTIERLADGTLVFLPERLNRDPAVLRGLTNDEMWVALGTGAAIGLLLGVPLGIVTSSIAVAPTSMIASMALVLFAGGTLLRRAKRARPETWLYRKLEWILASRWRLGRGSLILHSGAWTIRRSRRLRPALSRWQP; encoded by the coding sequence ATGAACGACACTATCGAACGCCTTGCCGACGGCACCTTGGTCTTTCTGCCGGAGCGACTCAACCGCGATCCTGCCGTACTGCGCGGTTTGACCAATGATGAGATGTGGGTAGCTCTCGGCACTGGCGCCGCCATTGGCCTGCTGCTGGGCGTTCCTCTAGGGATCGTCACCTCGTCTATTGCCGTTGCGCCGACCAGCATGATCGCAAGCATGGCGCTGGTGTTATTTGCCGGTGGTACGCTTTTGCGTCGGGCCAAACGGGCTCGCCCCGAGACCTGGTTGTACCGCAAGCTCGAATGGATACTCGCCAGCCGTTGGCGCCTGGGGCGCGGAAGTTTGATTCTCCACTCCGGCGCCTGGACGATTCGCCGTTCGCGTCGACTGCGCCCTGCCCTGTCCCGGTGGCAACCATGA
- a CDS encoding TIGR03747 family integrating conjugative element membrane protein produces MATSTQNTPPQPIQRPGLIISAISLVLRIIGLLIASLLFSILIEFAGLLLFWGDQGWRHSQAMLTSELGWLSEHFKASLLIQQPGKTIVQWLELLNQWLLVKTGFEDFARQARVSGQGNGFWSWANQLYVSIEDFVLAAVYVTFTFVVRLTILALATPLFLLASFTGFVDGLMRRDLRKFGAGRESSFVYHRAKRAVIPLLLVPWIMYLSLPFSLNPMAVFLPCAMMLGITTAITAATFKKYI; encoded by the coding sequence ATGGCGACTTCCACCCAGAACACGCCGCCACAACCGATCCAGCGTCCGGGATTGATCATCTCGGCGATCAGCCTAGTCCTGCGCATCATCGGTTTGCTGATTGCCTCGTTGCTGTTCTCGATCCTCATCGAGTTCGCCGGGCTGCTACTGTTCTGGGGTGATCAGGGCTGGCGGCATAGTCAGGCTATGCTAACCAGTGAGTTGGGCTGGCTCAGCGAGCACTTCAAAGCTTCACTTCTCATCCAACAGCCTGGGAAAACAATTGTCCAGTGGCTGGAGCTCCTCAATCAGTGGCTGCTGGTCAAGACTGGCTTTGAGGATTTTGCCCGGCAGGCGCGGGTTTCGGGCCAGGGCAATGGCTTCTGGAGCTGGGCGAATCAGCTCTACGTGAGCATTGAGGATTTCGTACTGGCGGCGGTGTATGTGACCTTTACCTTCGTAGTGCGCCTAACCATCTTGGCTCTGGCCACACCGCTATTTTTGTTGGCCTCGTTCACCGGTTTTGTCGATGGTTTGATGCGCCGCGACCTGCGCAAGTTTGGAGCCGGGCGAGAAAGCAGTTTTGTCTATCACCGAGCTAAACGAGCAGTGATACCCCTGCTGCTCGTGCCCTGGATCATGTATCTGTCCCTGCCCTTTTCGCTCAATCCTATGGCCGTCTTTTTGCCTTGCGCGATGATGCTCGGAATAACGACAGCCATCACCGCGGCGACGTTTAAAAAATACATTTAA
- a CDS encoding STY4534 family ICE replication protein produces the protein MAHANQSKEMNTYFNLHTVGIGYLNRVREVQVRRGQPFMACDIAALHGATDAVEYTRFDCKVAGGEAERLIRLYMDAVNAEKKVLLSFRIGDLWIDPFLYEKGEKQGQPGASLKGRLLFIDWIKVNGTFEYKAPARQEATAPAEQAPNSEPSPTSADAEVEEAENPIEARVEPETQSSPRTVHRDASRTAQSA, from the coding sequence ATGGCCCACGCCAACCAATCCAAAGAAATGAACACTTACTTCAACCTGCACACCGTCGGTATCGGCTACCTCAACCGTGTTCGTGAAGTCCAAGTCCGCCGCGGCCAACCATTCATGGCCTGCGATATAGCAGCCCTGCACGGTGCCACCGATGCGGTGGAGTACACCCGCTTCGACTGCAAAGTCGCTGGGGGTGAAGCTGAACGCTTAATTCGTCTCTATATGGACGCCGTCAACGCCGAGAAAAAGGTCTTGCTGTCGTTCCGTATCGGCGACCTGTGGATCGATCCGTTTCTCTATGAGAAAGGCGAGAAACAAGGCCAACCGGGCGCCAGCCTGAAAGGTCGTTTGCTGTTCATCGACTGGATCAAGGTCAACGGCACGTTCGAATACAAAGCGCCCGCCAGGCAGGAAGCAACAGCACCTGCTGAGCAAGCGCCAAACAGTGAACCATCTCCAACATCGGCTGATGCCGAAGTTGAGGAGGCCGAAAACCCAATAGAGGCTCGGGTTGAACCTGAAACCCAATCCTCTCCACGCACGGTTCACCGTGACGCCTCCCGTACTGCTCAGTCTGCCTGA
- the traD gene encoding type IV conjugative transfer system coupling protein TraD — translation MAEHAMESKLRPAVELYTVTICIAAAVLCVYSPWAVALSPEIGQVAALAYTLFGLIRLRQAWEVLRYRRNIRRLPRYELTSRQIPVSRKRLFMGRGFRWTRLHTQRLVEAQDPTVAHYVDQPTHYRLARELERRLEHAPFPLSILARVTAWDSAFNPLRPLPPVGGSPLLHGVEPNETEVSLPLGERVGHTLVLGTTRVGKTRLAEVYITQDIHRVEHEVVIVFDPKGDADLLKRMYVEAKRAGREKEFYVFHLGWPEISARYNAVGRFGRISEVASRIAGQLSGEGNSAAFREFAWRFVNIIARALIELGRRPDYLQIQRHVVNIDALFIEYAQQFFAKTDPKAWEVIVQLEGKLTEKNIPRHMVGREKRVVAIEQYLAVKRVFDPVLDGLRSAVRYDRTYFDKIVASLLPLLEKLTTGKTAQLLAPNYTDLDDPRPIFDWMQIIRKRGIVYVGLDALTDAEVAAAVGNSMFADLVSVAGHIYKHGIDHGLPPSGSSSDKLPINLHADEFNELMGDEFIPLINKGGGAGIQVTAYTQTLSDIEARIGNRAKAGQVIGNFNTLQMLRVRETATAELLTQQLPKVNVLTKTLMSGATDTSDPDANTDFTSSSQDRVSSTSVPLIEPAHIVSLPKGQMFSFQAGGQLWKVRMPLPKPSNVDAMPKDLQELTQRMRAAYNAQAGQWWSASGGGPTTNFDLDQVG, via the coding sequence ATGGCCGAGCATGCGATGGAGTCCAAGCTCCGGCCAGCGGTCGAGTTGTACACCGTAACAATCTGCATCGCCGCCGCGGTGTTGTGCGTGTACTCGCCCTGGGCCGTGGCCCTGTCACCCGAGATCGGGCAGGTTGCGGCGCTGGCCTATACCCTGTTCGGCCTGATCCGCCTGCGACAAGCCTGGGAGGTGTTGCGCTATCGGCGCAATATCCGCCGGCTGCCCCGCTACGAGCTGACCAGCCGGCAGATTCCGGTCAGTCGTAAGCGTTTGTTCATGGGTCGCGGCTTTCGCTGGACCCGCCTGCACACCCAGCGCTTGGTCGAGGCCCAGGATCCGACGGTCGCCCATTATGTCGACCAACCGACCCACTACCGGCTGGCCCGTGAACTCGAACGGCGCCTGGAGCATGCACCGTTTCCGCTCTCGATACTGGCCCGTGTCACCGCCTGGGACAGTGCCTTCAATCCGTTGCGCCCTTTACCCCCAGTCGGTGGCTCGCCTCTGTTGCATGGGGTCGAGCCCAACGAAACGGAAGTCAGTCTGCCGCTGGGCGAACGGGTCGGACACACCCTGGTGCTGGGCACTACCCGTGTCGGCAAGACGCGACTCGCCGAGGTGTACATCACCCAGGACATTCACCGCGTCGAACATGAGGTGGTCATCGTCTTCGATCCGAAGGGCGATGCCGACCTGCTCAAACGCATGTACGTCGAAGCCAAACGGGCCGGTCGGGAAAAGGAATTCTATGTTTTCCATCTAGGCTGGCCAGAGATCTCCGCGCGTTACAACGCGGTGGGACGTTTCGGGCGCATCTCGGAGGTAGCATCGCGCATCGCTGGGCAACTCAGTGGCGAAGGCAACTCCGCAGCCTTTCGCGAGTTCGCCTGGCGCTTTGTCAACATCATTGCCCGGGCTTTGATCGAGTTGGGCCGGCGCCCAGACTACCTGCAGATCCAGCGACATGTGGTCAATATAGACGCGCTGTTCATCGAATACGCTCAGCAGTTTTTCGCCAAGACCGATCCGAAAGCCTGGGAAGTGATCGTCCAACTGGAAGGCAAACTCACTGAGAAGAACATTCCCCGGCATATGGTGGGACGCGAAAAGCGTGTGGTGGCCATCGAACAGTACCTGGCGGTGAAACGGGTATTCGATCCGGTGCTGGATGGACTGCGCTCGGCAGTACGTTACGACCGCACCTACTTCGACAAAATCGTTGCTTCGCTGCTGCCGCTGCTGGAGAAACTCACCACCGGCAAGACCGCCCAACTGCTGGCCCCCAACTACACCGACCTAGATGACCCGCGACCAATCTTCGACTGGATGCAGATCATTCGCAAACGCGGCATCGTTTACGTCGGCCTGGATGCGCTGACCGACGCCGAAGTCGCAGCCGCTGTGGGCAACTCCATGTTCGCTGATTTGGTCTCGGTCGCGGGCCACATCTACAAACATGGCATTGACCACGGCCTGCCCCCATCAGGCAGCAGCAGTGACAAGCTGCCGATAAACCTGCACGCTGATGAGTTCAACGAATTGATGGGCGATGAGTTCATCCCCCTGATCAACAAGGGTGGCGGCGCCGGTATCCAGGTAACCGCCTACACCCAGACCCTCAGCGATATCGAAGCACGTATCGGCAACCGCGCCAAAGCTGGCCAGGTGATTGGCAACTTCAACACCCTGCAGATGCTCCGCGTGCGCGAAACCGCCACCGCTGAACTGCTCACCCAGCAGTTACCCAAGGTTAACGTGCTGACCAAGACCCTGATGTCGGGTGCGACGGACACATCCGATCCGGACGCCAACACGGACTTCACCTCGTCCTCCCAGGACCGTGTCAGCAGCACCAGTGTGCCGCTGATCGAGCCTGCTCATATCGTCAGTTTGCCCAAGGGGCAAATGTTCTCCTTCCAGGCCGGTGGGCAGCTCTGGAAAGTCCGCATGCCGTTGCCAAAACCCTCCAACGTCGACGCCATGCCCAAGGACCTACAGGAACTCACTCAACGGATGCGGGCGGCCTATAACGCGCAGGCGGGGCAATGGTGGAGCGCAAGCGGTGGCGGCCCAACTACCAACTTCGATCTGGATCAGGTGGGGTAG
- a CDS encoding TIGR03749 family integrating conjugative element protein, translated as MKRISTLGLTVALMLSGAVAQAVELMHWERLPLAVPLVINQERVVFIDEAVRVGVPSTLTGKLRVQSTGGTLYLRASEAIAPTRLQLQSVTTGEIILLDIAATPGDQPLEPVRILKNAQGQATEAESSTVPVPERTPIPVALTRYAAQSLYAPLRTVESLPGVRRVPLKLRTELPTLLSTENVSSTPIAVWRLGDYWVTAVKLRNRGSETVQLDPRRLQAKLFAAAFQHAFLGPVGSAEDTTIAYLVTRGAGLEQAVLLPPVARGADDES; from the coding sequence ATGAAGCGGATTTCTACCTTGGGACTGACCGTTGCACTGATGCTATCGGGAGCTGTAGCGCAGGCCGTCGAGCTGATGCACTGGGAACGCCTCCCCCTCGCGGTCCCGCTGGTGATCAATCAGGAACGAGTGGTCTTTATCGATGAGGCTGTTCGCGTCGGTGTGCCCTCAACCCTGACCGGCAAGCTGCGTGTGCAATCAACCGGCGGCACGCTGTACCTGCGAGCGTCGGAAGCCATTGCACCGACCCGACTGCAGCTGCAATCGGTCACGACGGGCGAGATCATCCTCCTGGATATCGCGGCCACTCCCGGCGATCAACCGCTGGAGCCCGTACGTATTCTCAAGAATGCTCAGGGGCAAGCTACCGAGGCTGAATCTAGCACCGTCCCTGTTCCAGAACGCACACCGATCCCGGTCGCTTTGACGCGCTACGCCGCGCAAAGCCTGTACGCGCCGCTGCGCACCGTGGAGTCCCTGCCCGGTGTACGCCGCGTCCCGCTCAAGCTGCGTACCGAACTGCCGACCCTGCTGTCGACCGAAAACGTGTCCAGCACACCCATCGCCGTCTGGCGACTCGGTGATTACTGGGTGACGGCGGTGAAATTGCGCAATCGTGGTTCAGAGACGGTGCAACTCGATCCACGTCGACTTCAGGCCAAGCTGTTCGCCGCGGCCTTCCAGCATGCTTTCCTCGGGCCTGTCGGCAGCGCTGAAGACACCACGATCGCCTACCTTGTCACCCGCGGTGCCGGCCTCGAGCAAGCCGTGCTGCTACCGCCCGTTGCGCGAGGTGCTGACGATGAAAGCTAA
- a CDS encoding chemotaxis protein, which yields MKASTFQTLIIGLLCLAVAGLSGGLYNQYQRMAKLQSTDTQYRQTLDTLQHDSSVLKDAQEKLQYALKDLKQMVDTSEQQANTLDPMLDQWAQEIQELRDGLAARATVAELTALRAHLEQVEQQFQEHKTQPSPPPPSPSATKPKKTARPKPVPLSPPFSVLGVESRGGERFLAVAPHDSRSLIDVRLLHSGEQLGAWYLKVLEPNSAIFAVAAQPDQTVHLP from the coding sequence ATGAAAGCCTCAACGTTTCAAACCCTCATCATCGGGCTCCTTTGCCTGGCGGTCGCCGGGCTGAGCGGTGGTTTGTATAACCAGTATCAACGCATGGCAAAACTGCAGAGCACGGACACGCAATACCGACAAACTTTGGACACCCTGCAACATGATTCAAGCGTCCTCAAGGATGCACAAGAGAAGCTGCAGTACGCGCTGAAAGACCTGAAGCAGATGGTCGATACTAGTGAGCAACAGGCCAATACCCTCGATCCGATGCTGGATCAGTGGGCGCAAGAAATACAGGAACTGCGCGATGGTCTGGCAGCCCGCGCCACCGTGGCAGAACTGACAGCGCTGCGCGCACACCTTGAACAGGTCGAGCAGCAGTTCCAGGAGCACAAGACCCAGCCATCACCCCCACCGCCGTCGCCTTCCGCGACTAAACCGAAAAAGACCGCTCGCCCCAAGCCCGTCCCGCTCTCGCCACCGTTCTCGGTGTTGGGGGTCGAATCCCGTGGTGGTGAGCGCTTTTTGGCAGTCGCACCTCATGACAGTCGCTCTCTCATAGATGTTCGGCTGCTGCATAGCGGCGAGCAGCTCGGAGCCTGGTACCTGAAAGTGCTGGAGCCGAACTCAGCCATCTTCGCGGTGGCCGCTCAGCCAGACCAGACCGTGCACCTCCCTTGA
- a CDS encoding RAQPRD family integrative conjugative element protein, producing the protein MPTTFFRICLLLILMTFHSGGYAASAHEREQLSLVQQQVDTIERLAAQAKVARTSEPNERYRFDYPRLSQDIQRIRQGMQNYLSPSRAQPHDAGELVGDYRLDIPSVEPSP; encoded by the coding sequence ATGCCGACTACATTTTTCCGAATCTGCCTACTGCTCATATTGATGACGTTCCATAGCGGCGGCTATGCCGCATCTGCTCATGAGCGCGAGCAGCTCAGCCTAGTTCAGCAGCAGGTCGACACTATTGAGCGCCTTGCGGCGCAAGCTAAGGTAGCCAGGACCTCCGAACCAAACGAACGCTATCGCTTCGACTATCCCCGCCTGTCTCAGGACATCCAACGCATTCGCCAAGGAATGCAGAACTATCTGTCGCCCTCCCGTGCTCAACCTCACGACGCTGGTGAGCTGGTCGGCGATTACCGCCTCGACATCCCGTCCGTGGAACCGTCGCCATGA
- a CDS encoding PFL_4703 family integrating conjugative element protein, with protein sequence MNRFRNKVDAQHAHIFSLRLAVVILALVCAGLWYGWRSAPTDLTVHVPPDLRSGSTRKWWDVPPENVYAFALYIFGQLNRWPSDGEQDYRRAIYGLQSYLTPACKAFLDGDYEYRKAAGELRQRVRGVYEILGRGYSEDPELRVKQLDRDSWLVKLDLNADEYYAAEPVKRVVVRYPLRVVRFDLDAERNKWGLALDCYQGTPQKISLPGGEP encoded by the coding sequence ATGAATCGTTTTCGGAACAAGGTGGATGCCCAACACGCCCACATCTTCAGCCTGCGTCTGGCGGTAGTGATTCTGGCCCTGGTCTGTGCCGGACTTTGGTATGGCTGGCGCTCGGCACCGACCGATCTGACGGTGCATGTCCCCCCGGATCTGCGCTCGGGCAGCACTCGCAAGTGGTGGGATGTCCCCCCAGAGAATGTCTATGCCTTTGCCCTGTACATCTTTGGCCAACTCAACCGCTGGCCTTCGGATGGCGAGCAGGATTATCGCCGCGCCATCTATGGCTTGCAGTCCTACCTGACACCCGCCTGCAAGGCCTTCCTCGACGGTGATTATGAGTACCGCAAGGCCGCCGGCGAGCTGCGCCAGCGGGTGCGTGGCGTCTACGAAATTCTGGGCCGAGGCTACAGCGAAGATCCGGAACTCAGGGTCAAGCAACTCGACCGCGACAGCTGGCTGGTCAAGCTCGATCTCAATGCCGATGAATATTACGCCGCCGAACCGGTGAAACGGGTGGTGGTGCGGTATCCATTGCGCGTGGTGCGTTTTGATCTGGACGCCGAACGCAATAAGTGGGGGCTGGCACTGGATTGTTATCAGGGCACTCCGCAAAAAATCTCCCTGCCTGGAGGTGAGCCATGA
- a CDS encoding TIGR03758 family integrating conjugative element protein, whose product MSMTDAQTAAFQNASGFSAQSSSTLWLSLVLVLALLWCTWVMWTAYRGWATGSVRFGAFGGSAARVLLALLVLMFFTLS is encoded by the coding sequence ATGAGCATGACCGACGCTCAGACCGCAGCGTTCCAAAACGCCTCCGGTTTCTCGGCACAGAGCAGTTCGACACTCTGGTTGTCCCTGGTTCTCGTCCTGGCTTTGCTCTGGTGCACCTGGGTGATGTGGACGGCTTACCGGGGCTGGGCCACCGGCAGTGTGCGCTTCGGCGCGTTTGGCGGCAGCGCCGCACGTGTTTTGCTCGCTCTACTAGTCCTGATGTTCTTCACGCTGTCCTAA